GTGGCGGGTACGCCAGGGCAGCCATGCCAGGATGAAGAGCAGCCCCACCCCTAACCACGCGGGCCAATGTTTGGGAGTTAGCAGCGACGGGGGGAAGGGATTCACGGCAGCCGTTCACAGTTCACATGATTGGCGAACACCCACGTCTCGAACCATTTCGCTGCGCGTTGTACTGCCGCCGCCTTGCCTTTGAGGCCGAAATCAATCTGACGGCGGGTGGCGGTGCTGGGCAGGCTGGAAAGGCGCACGTCCGGGAAGGTTTGCAGCAGCTCTTCCATCATCGGGATCAGCTCACTTTCCTGCACTTCGCGCAGCAGCCAGCGCCGCTCCACTTCGGGGCTGGTGTCGAAGTATTGCGGGTAGAAGGTATCCAGTGCCCACTCTGTCATTGGCCAGGCCATGTCGGGGAAACCGGGTACAAAATGGTGGTTGGCGATCTTGAAACCGGGAATCTGGTTTACCGGGTTGGGGATCAGGGTGCAGCCGTCTGGTAATTCGCTCATGCGGATACGGTTAGGGTAGGCACCTTCGCCAAAGCGGCTTTCGATCAGGGCAACCGCCTGTGGGTGGCGCAGCAATTGGCGTCCTGAAGCAGCAGCGGCAGCTTGCCGGGTCAGGTCATCCGGCGTTGCGCCAATGCCGCCGAAGCTGAATACAATGTCTTTACTTGGCAGGGTTTCGCGCAGGGTTTGTACCAGCAAGTCCCAGTCGTCGCCGATCATACGCATCCACGCCAGTTGCAGGCCGCGTGCTTTCAGAAAACCGATGATGGTGGCCATGTGCTTATCCTGGCGCAGGCCGCTGAGGAGTTCGTCACCGATCAGTATCAAGCCGATTTTCACTTTTTGGCTCCCTTGTCGATGGCGCGTTGCAGGGTTTTTTCCGCCCGTTTTTGTTGCGCAGCTTCAGTCCAGCCGGGTGAGGTTTCCGGCCAGCCTTGGGTGTGTTGCTGGATGATGTCGGCGAGCGCCTGGATGTGTTTGCCATTGGCATTGAGGGCGGGGATGTAGTGATAGTTTTCCCCGCCTGCGTGCTGGAAATATTCGTGGTTTTCCTGCTGGATTTCTTCCAGCGTTTCCAAGCAGTCGGCGGCGAAACCGGGGCAGATGACATCCACGTTCTTGATGCCTTCGCCGGGCAGCGCCTGCATGGTCTTGTCGGTGTAGGGTTGCAGCCATTCCGCCTTGCCAAAACGCGACTGGAACGTGACACGGTATTCTTTGGGTTTGAGGTTAAGTTCTTGCGCGAGCAAGCGCGCGGTTTTGTGGCATTCGCAATGGTAGGGGTCGCCCAGCGTCAGGTTGCGTTTGGGGATGCCGTGGAATGACATGACCAGCAGTTGCCCGCGCGGGTGTTTTTCCCAATGTTGCAACACGCTGTCAGCCAGTGCGCTGATATAACTGGGGTGATCGTGGTAATGGTTGACCAGCCGCAGTTCCGCCATCCAGCGCCAGCGCTTGAGTTCGTCGAACACCTTGTCGAAGGTGGTGGCATTGGTGGCGGCGCAATACTGCGGGTACAGCGGCAGGATCAGGATGCGCCGAGCGCCCGCTTCCTTGAGCTTGCGCAGGGCCGAAGGGATCGAGGGGTTGCCGTAACGCATCGCCAGCTCGATTTTCACCGGGCCTTCAAAGCGGATGTCGAGTTCCTTCTGCAAGGCTTTTTGTTGTTGCAGGGAAATCGCCATCAGTGGGGAGCCGTTTTCTGTCCACACCTCTTTGTATTTGGCAGCGCTGGCGGCGGGGCGCTTGTTGAGGATGATGCCGTAGAGGATTGGATACCAAGCCAAGCGGGGGATTTCCACCACGCGCGGGTCAGACAGGAATTCACGCAAGTAGCGGCGCAGCGAGGGCTTGTCGGGCGCATCGGGCGTACCCAGGTTGACCAGCAATACGCCGGTGCATTCCGCCTTGCCGTGGAAATAATCCTTTTCGTTGAGGAAGCGGTTCACTGTGGAAAATGCCCCTGCTTGACTTGTTCATACGGGTATTTCACATGGCCGAAACGTACCACCAGCACTGCAAATGCAATCAGCAGGATGGAACCGGAAATGGCCAGCATCTGCCAGGTATCCATCGCTTTCATGTCCAGGATCAGGTAACGCGCCAGGGCGACCATGCCGATGTACAGCGGCATCCGCACCGGAACTGATCCAGATTGCAGGTAGACAATGACCATCGTGATGATTTCGAGGTAAATGAACAGCAATAGCAAATCTGCGATCTGCACACTCATGTGTCCAACCATGGTAAATATTTCCTGCCCGACTGCTACGATGGTTGCCAGCGTGATGATGATCAGCAGGGCATATTCCAGCCAATGCAATGCTTTTTGGCTGATCGACAGCGGCGAATTGTTCATAGGCTGGTATCCTTAGTATCGTTAGCGTGAAATTGTTTGGTAGGTTAAATGATGCAGCCCGATTTGCAAGTATTGATGGCGGAAATACGTCAAATTGCCCAGGAAGAGATCCTGCCCCGGTTCGCACGGGTGGGTTATGAAGTCAAGCACGACGGCAGCCTGTTGACGGAGGCTGATTTGGCGACGGATCGGCGTATTCGCGAATTTCTGCAACGCGCATGGCCGCAAATCGCCTTTCTGAGCGAGGAAATGGAACGCCATGAACAGGAGCGTCTACTGCGTGAGTCAGATTCCCTCTGGTGTCTCGACCCACTGGATGGTACTAGCAATTTCGCTGCTGGCCTGCCGCTGTTCGCTATCTCATTGGCACTGTTCCAGCAGGGCGAAGTGGTGCTGGCGCTGACTTACGACCCGATACGTGACGAAATGTTTAGCGCGCAGCAAGGGCAGGGCGCGTGGCTGAATGGCAAGCCCTTGCAGTGCCAGAAAAGCGGTTTCCCATTGTGCAATGCGGTGGCAATGGTCGATTTCAAACGTCTGCCCGCCCGCCTCAAGTGCGCATTGATGGAAAACTCTCCCTATGGCTCGCAGCGCAACCTCGGCAGTTGCGTGTTGGAATGGGCGTGGATGGCGGCCAACCGTGGCCATCTCTACTTGCACGGCGGCATGAAACTGTGGGATCTGGCGGCAGGAACGCTGATCCTGGCCGAAGCGGGCGGTTATGCTTGTACGCTGGATGGCGAAGCGGTTTTCAAACCGGCGATGGAGCCACGCTCGGTGGTCATTTCCCCGGATAAGGCATTGTTTGACGCCTGGTTCCACTATTTGCAGGCGAACCGTTAAGCCATGCCCATTCAGCAGCCGATTGGCGTATTTGATTCCGGGTTGGGCGGGATTTCGGTATTGCGCGAAATCCACCGTCTGTTGCCTGCCGAAGATTTGATTTACGTGGCGGATTCCGGCCACGCACCTTATGGCGGCAAGGAGCCGGATTATATTCGCCATCGCAGCCTGCGGGTGGCCGATTTCCTGCTGGGACAGGGGGTGAAAGTGCTGGTGGTGGCATGCAATACCGCCACTGTCCACGCGGTCGAATTCCTGCGCGCCACCCTGCCGATCCCGGTGGTCGGCATTGAGCCTGCCGTCAAACCTGCCGCGCGCCTGACACAGAGTGGCGTCATCGGCGTGCTGGCCACCCAGCAAACTGTCAACAGCCCACGACTGCGCCTCCTGATCCATGAACATGCCAGTGGCGTGGAGGTGATCACGCAAGCCTGCCCTGGTCTGGTCGAGCATGTGGAAGCTGGTGATTTCAGCAGCGAAGACGTGCTGCAATTGCTCAAACACTACACCTTGCCGTTGCTGGACGCGGGGGCCGATACGCTGGTGTTGGGTTGCACGCATTACCCGTTCCTCTCTGGCGCTATCCATGCCGTGACCCACGGGCGCATGACAGTGCTGGAAACCAGCACGCCAGTGACGCACCAACTGATGCGCATCCTGGAAAAGCATGAACTGCGCAGGACAAGTTCTGCGCCGGGAACCATCAGGTTCTACTCCAGCCGTCACGACGAGCAACATTACATCAGTATGCAGACCCTGTGGCAGAACCGCCTCGACCTCGTGTTGCTACCAGCCCCTTACCGTTGAAAATACTGGCGGTCACGGCGAGGGCAGGCAGGTGATGGGGTTTGCGGCGTTGAAGTGAAATCCCCTCTGCTGGTAGCTGCTTGTGCTAGAATGCCCGCGTTGCATCATAGACCAACATTATATGAAAGAAACCACAACAGATTCGGATGCTCCGGGCAAACGTCGCCGCTGGCTACGCTGGCTGCTGGAAGGGTTGATTATCTTCGCCATCATTTTCGGGCTGCGCACCTGGCAGCAGCGTGGGATGCTGGAAGGCGAAGCGCCGGATTTTGAGCGGGTATCCCTGAATGGTGGGGACATCCACCTCGACGATTACCGTGGCCAGCCGATCCTGCTGCACTTTTGGGCCAGCTGGTGTCCCATGTGTGAGCTGGAGCAGGATAGCATCACGGCCATTAGCAAGGACTGGAAAGTCATTACGGTCGCCTTCCAGTCAGGGGGCAAGGATGAGGTGCAGCGTTACCTGGAACGTAAAAAACTGACGGGTTGGATTACGGTGGTGGATGAGGATGGCTCACTGGCGGCGCAATACGGCATTCGCGGCGTACCTACCAGCTACGTGCTGGATGCGGAAGGCAGTATCCGTTTTCGCGAGGTTGGGCTGACTTCGGGGTGGGGCTTGCGTCTACGTTTGTGGCTGGCTGACTTGCTGGTCGGTGCTTAGAATCCGGCCAGCGCTTGTCCTAGCAGCAGCAAGCCTAAAGCAACCATCAGCAAACCTGCTACGCGTTTGACGGCTTGGTTACGGGTGAAACGGCTGAGAATAGCCGCCGCCGCGCCCATCAACAGCAAGATCGGCAAGGTTCCCAGACCAAACGCCAGCATTAACAACGCACCCTTGCTGATGCTGCCCGCCGTGAATGCCCAGGCCAGCACGCTGTAAACCAGCCCGCAGGGCAGCCAACCCCAGATAAAACCCAGTGGCAGGGCTTTTGCTGGGGAATCCACTGGCATGAAACGCCGTCCGGCAGGTTCAATCCAGCGCCACAAAACCCGACCGGCTTTTTCAATATGGGCAACACCCTGCCAAATACCGGCCACGTACAGGCCGAGCGCAATCATAAAGGCGGCGGCAAAAATTTTCAGGCCAAGGTTGAAGGTTACGGCATGATCAGCTGACAGGATAGCGAGGAAAGTTGCCCCCAACCCCCCCATTAACGCGCCCGCCAGCATGTAACCGCTGATGCGCCCGGCATTGTAGGCCAGTAACATGGGCAACAGGCTACCCATCTGTTGGCGGCGGGTGGGCGGTAGGCCAAAGGTCAAAGCGCTAACAATGCCACCGCACATGCCAATGCAATGGACACCACCCAACAGCCCGACCATGAAGGCGGCCAGGTATTGGGAATGGTCAAGCCAGCCCCCATCCATTAGTTGAGCGTTTGTCGGGCTTGATAATGGTCACCGTTAAAGCCGGTGAAGAAATTTTCCAGCAGCGGGTGTTCGACAGGTTCGATGAGGTCGTCTGCTTCTGCTTCCAGGTTGCATTCCGCCACATAGGCGACCCGGCCATCCTGGTCGATCAGGACGTGATACCAAGGCTCTTCCTTGCTGGGGTTGCCCGCTTCCACGTTTTTCTCGAACCATTCCTCAGTGCCCTGAAAATCCGGGTCTACGTCGAAGATGACGCCGCGATAATTGAATAGCCGATGGTGAATAACCTGGCCGATGCCGAAAGAAGCGGTTTTTTCTTCCATCATGACGATACCTCAATGCTCTCTAATAACTTTGATTTGCCTCCCAATATGCGGCTACTCGCCTGCAATATCAAGACTCCCTAATATTTCTTTGACCCTATTTACTCGGCGGTGATGGGTTTCTTCCTTGATTTGTATGCCCTGAAAGCCTTGCTGGATGATTTCCCGGGTATCCACTCCCTGACAGGCGGCCAAGGCTTGCCGGAACATGTCTGCCTGAGGGTAGGGCCGGTTTTCAAACCCGGTACGCCCACGTGCATCGGCTTCGCAGGCCAGCAGCAGTTGTTCAAAACGTTCTGGCTTGCGGAAGGCGTCGGTGGCTTCCAGCACTTTCAGCAGGGTCTGCGGGCGTAATTCCTTTGCCTTATGTATATGACCATGAAATTTTGCCACATGTTCAGCGAGTTCACGAAAACGGTTGGGAACCCGCAGGCGTTCACACAGTTCTGTCGTCAATTGGTAGCTGACAAGTTCATGCCCATGATGGCTGGGGAGGACTTCTGCGGGCGTTAGCCCTTTGCCGAGGTCGTGGGTGAGGGCGGCGAAACGCACTTCTGGTTCCTGGCTCAGTTTGGCGGCTTGTTGCAAGACCAGCAGGGTGTGGATGCCGCAATCAATTTCCGGGTGGTATTTCGCCGGTTGTGGTATGCCGAACAGACGGTCGATTTCGGGGAACAGTACTCGCAATGCGCCACATTCGCGCAACACCTGAAAAAACTGCTCAGGGGCGGGTTCCGCCAAGGCGCGTACGGTTTCCTGCCAGACCCGTTCGGGAACCAGCGCATCCACTTCGCCTGCATCCACCATCGCGTGCATCAGTTGCTGGGTTGCGTCGGCCACCCGGAAACCCAATGGGGCAAAACGCGCGGCAAAGCGGGCAACCCGCAGGATACGTACCGGGTCTTCGCTGAAAGCTAAGGAAACGTGCCGCAGCAGTTTTGCCTGCAAGTCAGCTTGCCCGCCGTAGGGGTCGATAAGGTTACCGCTTTCATCCTGTGCCATGGCGTTGATCGTTAGGTCGCGTCTGATCAGGTCTTCTTCCAGGCTGACTTCAGGTGCTGCATGGAACTGGAAGCCGTGGTATCCCTTGGCAGTTTTGCGTTCGGTACGCGCCAGCGCGTATTCCTCGCTGGTCTGGGGGTGCAGGAATACCGGGAAGTCGTTGCCTACCGGTTTGAACCCTTGCGCTTGCAGGTCTGCGGGGGTTGCACCGGTTACTACCCAGTCACGGTCTTTGATCGGCAAACCCAGTAGCTGATCGCGCACAGCCCCACCGACGAGATAAGTTTTGGTTTCACTCATGAATTTTACACAGCTTGTCTGTTTGCGTAGTCGGGAAGTATATCTTTTTTCTTGTATATTAGCATCCTCTAATTTATTGAAAACTAAGGGCAACATTGACCTGACGCTTGAATTGTGTTGTTATTCTGATTGCTTAGAGATGAACGCTGGCAAATACCCATTTGATAAAAAGTATTCCCACATCAATCAATAGTTAGGAGTTCGCGCTAATGGCTCATGTCGTTATTCTAGGTGCCGGGACAGGAGGAATGCCCGCCGCTTATGAAATGAAAGAAATGCTTGGTAAGGCACACGAAGTCACCGTCATCAATGAACGTGATTACTTCCAGTTTGTGCCTTCCAACCCTTGGGTTGCAGTCGGCTGGCGTACCCGTTCTGACATCACTTTCCCGATCGAAAAATACCTTAGCAAGAAAGGCATCAACTTCATTGCCGCACGCTGCGACAAGATTGACACCGAGGGTAACGCCCTGCACTTGGATAACGGCCAGGTTATTAACTACGATTATCTGGTTATTGCCACCGGCCCGAAACTGTTCTTCCAGGAAGTGGAAGGCGCAGGCCCGCACGGCGGCCACACCCATTCCGTGTGTGACGTTACCCATGCGGAAACGGCTTACGGTGATTACCAGAAAATGCTGGAAAAAGGTTCCGGCCATATCATCGTTGGGGCGATGCCGTTCGCCAGCTGCTTCGGCCCTGCTTACGAGTTCGCTTTCATCGTTGACGCTGACCTGCGTAAGCGCGGCGTGCGTAACAAGTTCAAGATGACTTATGTTTCTTCCGAGCCATACATCGGTCATCTGGGTTTGGGTGGCGTAGGCGATTCCAAAGGTATGTTGGAGTCCGAACTGCGCAACCACCACATGAGCTGGATCGTCAACGCCAAGACCACCAAGGTCGAAGCTGGCAAGATGCACGTTACCGAGATGAACGCCAAGGGTGAAGTGGAAAAAGAACACGAAATCGCGTTCGACTTCGCCATGATGCTGCCAGCGTTCAAGGGCGTTGATGCCGTTGCTGCGGTAGAAGGTCTGTGCAACCCGCGTGGTTTCGTCATCGTTGACGAACTGCATCGCAGCCCGAAATACAAGAACATCTACTCCGCAGGTGTCTGTATCGCGATCCCGCCAGTCGAAGCAACGCCGGTTCCAACCGGCGCGCCAAAGACCGGTTACATGATCGAATCCATGGTAACCTCTCTGGTTCATAATATTGCTGATGAACTGGCTGGCAAGGAACCACACACCACCGGTACCTGGAACGCCATCTGTCTGGCGGACATGGGTGACACCGGTGCGGCCTTCGTAGCACTGCCACAGATCCCACCGCGCAACGTTGCATGGTTCAAGAAAGGCAAGTGGGTACACATGGCCAAGATCGCGTTCGAGAAGTACTTCATCCGCAAGATGAAGAAAGGCAGTTCCGAGCCGTTCTACGAAAAGTCCATCCTGAAGATGATGGGTATTACCCGTATCTAAAGAATCTGACGAGGAGTCAGGGGCGCATGATGGGAGGCGTAGTGCCTCCCATTTTTATTTTGAGGTATTGATGAATTTACCAAACGATTTGCAAGAAACCGTTGCTCGCGCACTGGCGGAAGACATCGGTACGGGGGATGTGACGGCAGGGCTGATTCCGGCTGATAAACAGGCGGTTGCCAATGTTATTTGCCGGGAAGATGCCATCATTTGTGGTACGGCATGGTTTGACGAAGTATTCCGTCAGTTGGATGCAGCAGTACAGGTGGCATGGCAGTGTCAGGATGGCGGCAAGGTGGGTGCAGATGCGCTGCTGTGTACCCTGCGTGGAAGCGCCCGCTCCATTCTCAGTGGTGAACGTGCGGCATTAAATTTCCTGCAAACCTTGTCGGCAACGGCAACTGCTACCCGTTGTTATGTCGATCTGGTCGCGCATACCAACTGTCGGATTCTGGATACCCGTAAAACCTTGCCAGGCTTACGCACTGCGCAGAAATACGCCGTTTTATGCGGTGGCGGAACCAATCACCGCATCGGTCTGTATGACCGTGTGCTGATCAAGGAAAACCACATCATGGCGACTGGTTCGATTACGGCTGCCATCCAGCAGGCTCGCAAGTTGCACCCCGGAATCCTGGTCGAAGTCGAAACCGAAACCATGCAGGAACTGGCGGAAGCGACTGCCGCGCAGGCTGACATTATCATGCTGGACGATTATGATCTCGATACCATGCATGAAGCGGTGCGGATGACTGCCGGGAAAATTCCGCTGGAAGCTTCCGGCAGTGTCAGCCCCGAAACCGTGGTGGCGATTGCCGAAACGGGGGTGGATTTCGTTTCCATCGGCAGCATTACCAAGCACATCCGCGCAGTCGATTTGTCGATGAGGTTTGTGAAATGAAAAACTGGCTGGGGTTGGCTATCGTATTGGTCTTATTGGCAGGTTGTGGCAACAAGGGGCCGCTCTATCTGCCCGATGACGCAAAAGCAAAACAGGAACAGGCGAAGTAAATAATGGATCATTTTGAATACCGCAACGGCCAGTTGTTTGCCGAAGACGTGGCAGTTGCCGACATTGCCCACGCACACGGCACGCCTTGCTACATCTATTCCCGCGCCACGCTGGAGCGTCACTGGCACGCTTTTAACGACGCTTTCGGCACGCAGCCGCATCTGGTTTGTTACGCTGTGAAAGCTAATTCCAACATTGCCATTCTCAACCTGTTTGCGCGGCTGGGTTCCGGCTTCGATATCGTGTCGGGTGGAGAACTGGAGCGGGTGCTACGGGCAGGTGGTGACCCTGACAAAGTGGTCTTTTCTGGCGTTGGCAAGAAAGCAGTGGAAATCCGCCACGCGCTGGAAGTCGGTATCCGCTGTTTCAACGTCGAGTCCGAAGCAGAGCTGGATCGTATCAATGCCGTTGCGGGTGAAATGGGCAAGGTCGCGCCGGTTTCCTTGCGCGTGAATCCGGACGTGGATGCGCAGACCCACCCCTACATTTCTACCGGCCTGAAAGAGAACAAATTCGGCATCGAGATCGGGCGGGCGGAAGCGGTTTACCTGAAAGCAGCGGCGATGCCCAACCTGAAAGTTGTCGGTATCGACTGCCACATCGGTTCGCAATTGCTCACGTTGACGCCGTTCATGGATGCGCTGCAACGGGTGCTGGCTCTGGCGGAACGGCTGGCGGAACAGGGTGTGCAAGTCCATCACCTCGACATTGGTGGTGGTTTGGGTGTGCGCTACAAGCATGATCAGCTTGCGCCCAGTCCGGCAGATTACATGGCAAATCTGTTTACTGATGAGCGTCTGCGTCAGTATGAAATTTTCGTCGAGCCGGGCAGGGCGATTGCAGCCAACGCCGGTATCCTGGTGACGGAGGTCGAGTTCCTGAAAATGGCGGAATACAAGAATTTCGCGGTGGTGGATGCGGCCATGAATGACTTGATCCGCCCGGCCTTGTATAGCGCGTGGCAGGAAATCATTCCGGTGGTTCCGCGCAGTGAGGGCAAAACCGAGACTTATGATGTCGTTGGGCCGGTGTGCGAGACGGGCGATTTCCTGGGTAAGGAGCGTGACCTCAATATCCAGCCGGGGGATTTGCTGGCGGTGCGTTCATCCGGTGCGTATGGTTTCACCATGGCTTCCAATTACAACACCCGGCCACGCGCGCTGGAAGTGATGGTGGATGGCAGCGCCATGCATGTGATCCGCCAGCGTGAAACGTTCGAGGATTTGGTGCGGGGGGAGGCGATTCTTCCTTAACTATTCCAAAACTATTTCAATCCTTTTATTATTTATTTTGATTTTTAAAAATCTGCCTTTACCGTCCGGCGGTTTTTTTTTGCGTTCCATGCCTTTATGGTGAGGTTATCGAACAGATGGCATGTAATCTGGTCTACACGGTTAGCAAGTGAGTTGCATGTGTCAAATATAAAGGACGGAGAGGTTTATGCCAGCACCAACAGCAACGGTGAATAGAAAGGAAGCGGGGGTTGTTCTTTCCAAACGGGGTAAGGTGACGGCACGAAATCCGGCTGGTGATTCCCGTATTCTAAAACGTGGCGACCCGATTTATGCCGACGATATGGTGCACACTGTGCGTGGTGCCAATGTCCAGTTAAAAATGGATGACCGAAATATCGTGATGCTGCGCGGTGGTTGTTCTTTTCGTGTCAGTATTTACCAGTCGCTAGACAATTCACCGGCGACTGGCCAGCGTTTTGAATACATTGGCGGCGTTTTGCGTGAAAGCCGCCGTGAATCTGTCCCGCTGCTGGACTTGGGTATCCAGTAAGCTCTTATTCCAGGCAGCGCTGGAAAGCATCGGCAGCGTTTTGCAGCAGCTTTACATAGGTGGTGTCGTCCAGCGGCAGTTGCATTCCCAGCGGATCCAGTTGCCCGATGTGGATAGCCGTGCCTTCAACCAGTGTCTTGACCAGCGCCGGTGAGAACTGGGGTTCCTGAAATAGGCAGACCGCCTGCTTTCCTTCGATAATGTTGCGGATGTCCTGCACATGGCGCGCGCCCGGCAGGCGGCCTGCGTCCAGCGTTACCGCGCTGGCGAAGTTCAGCCCGTAGTGGGTGTCGAAATGTTGCCAGGCATCATGAAAGCTCAGATAAGGGCGGTTAGCGTAAGGTGCCAGTTGCTGGCGGATGCGGGCGTCAGCCGTTTCAATCTGCTGGATAAGCTGTGCCGTATTGGCCTGATATTGGTCGGCATGGGCAGGGTCTAGTGTACTCAATGTATTACTGATTGCCCG
The sequence above is drawn from the Thiothrix nivea DSM 5205 genome and encodes:
- a CDS encoding competence/damage-inducible protein A, whose amino-acid sequence is MKIGLILIGDELLSGLRQDKHMATIIGFLKARGLQLAWMRMIGDDWDLLVQTLRETLPSKDIVFSFGGIGATPDDLTRQAAAAASGRQLLRHPQAVALIESRFGEGAYPNRIRMSELPDGCTLIPNPVNQIPGFKIANHHFVPGFPDMAWPMTEWALDTFYPQYFDTSPEVERRWLLREVQESELIPMMEELLQTFPDVRLSSLPSTATRRQIDFGLKGKAAAVQRAAKWFETWVFANHVNCERLP
- the hemH gene encoding ferrochelatase is translated as MNRFLNEKDYFHGKAECTGVLLVNLGTPDAPDKPSLRRYLREFLSDPRVVEIPRLAWYPILYGIILNKRPAASAAKYKEVWTENGSPLMAISLQQQKALQKELDIRFEGPVKIELAMRYGNPSIPSALRKLKEAGARRILILPLYPQYCAATNATTFDKVFDELKRWRWMAELRLVNHYHDHPSYISALADSVLQHWEKHPRGQLLVMSFHGIPKRNLTLGDPYHCECHKTARLLAQELNLKPKEYRVTFQSRFGKAEWLQPYTDKTMQALPGEGIKNVDVICPGFAADCLETLEEIQQENHEYFQHAGGENYHYIPALNANGKHIQALADIIQQHTQGWPETSPGWTEAAQQKRAEKTLQRAIDKGAKK
- a CDS encoding phosphate-starvation-inducible protein PsiE → MNNSPLSISQKALHWLEYALLIIITLATIVAVGQEIFTMVGHMSVQIADLLLLFIYLEIITMVIVYLQSGSVPVRMPLYIGMVALARYLILDMKAMDTWQMLAISGSILLIAFAVLVVRFGHVKYPYEQVKQGHFPQ
- a CDS encoding inositol monophosphatase family protein, translated to MMQPDLQVLMAEIRQIAQEEILPRFARVGYEVKHDGSLLTEADLATDRRIREFLQRAWPQIAFLSEEMERHEQERLLRESDSLWCLDPLDGTSNFAAGLPLFAISLALFQQGEVVLALTYDPIRDEMFSAQQGQGAWLNGKPLQCQKSGFPLCNAVAMVDFKRLPARLKCALMENSPYGSQRNLGSCVLEWAWMAANRGHLYLHGGMKLWDLAAGTLILAEAGGYACTLDGEAVFKPAMEPRSVVISPDKALFDAWFHYLQANR
- the murI gene encoding glutamate racemase, encoding MPIQQPIGVFDSGLGGISVLREIHRLLPAEDLIYVADSGHAPYGGKEPDYIRHRSLRVADFLLGQGVKVLVVACNTATVHAVEFLRATLPIPVVGIEPAVKPAARLTQSGVIGVLATQQTVNSPRLRLLIHEHASGVEVITQACPGLVEHVEAGDFSSEDVLQLLKHYTLPLLDAGADTLVLGCTHYPFLSGAIHAVTHGRMTVLETSTPVTHQLMRILEKHELRRTSSAPGTIRFYSSRHDEQHYISMQTLWQNRLDLVLLPAPYR
- a CDS encoding protein disulfide oxidoreductase gives rise to the protein MKETTTDSDAPGKRRRWLRWLLEGLIIFAIIFGLRTWQQRGMLEGEAPDFERVSLNGGDIHLDDYRGQPILLHFWASWCPMCELEQDSITAISKDWKVITVAFQSGGKDEVQRYLERKKLTGWITVVDEDGSLAAQYGIRGVPTSYVLDAEGSIRFREVGLTSGWGLRLRLWLADLLVGA
- a CDS encoding sulfite exporter TauE/SafE family protein, which codes for MDGGWLDHSQYLAAFMVGLLGGVHCIGMCGGIVSALTFGLPPTRRQQMGSLLPMLLAYNAGRISGYMLAGALMGGLGATFLAILSADHAVTFNLGLKIFAAAFMIALGLYVAGIWQGVAHIEKAGRVLWRWIEPAGRRFMPVDSPAKALPLGFIWGWLPCGLVYSVLAWAFTAGSISKGALLMLAFGLGTLPILLLMGAAAAILSRFTRNQAVKRVAGLLMVALGLLLLGQALAGF
- the hspQ gene encoding heat shock protein HspQ; this translates as MMEEKTASFGIGQVIHHRLFNYRGVIFDVDPDFQGTEEWFEKNVEAGNPSKEEPWYHVLIDQDGRVAYVAECNLEAEADDLIEPVEHPLLENFFTGFNGDHYQARQTLN
- a CDS encoding multifunctional CCA addition/repair protein, coding for MSETKTYLVGGAVRDQLLGLPIKDRDWVVTGATPADLQAQGFKPVGNDFPVFLHPQTSEEYALARTERKTAKGYHGFQFHAAPEVSLEEDLIRRDLTINAMAQDESGNLIDPYGGQADLQAKLLRHVSLAFSEDPVRILRVARFAARFAPLGFRVADATQQLMHAMVDAGEVDALVPERVWQETVRALAEPAPEQFFQVLRECGALRVLFPEIDRLFGIPQPAKYHPEIDCGIHTLLVLQQAAKLSQEPEVRFAALTHDLGKGLTPAEVLPSHHGHELVSYQLTTELCERLRVPNRFRELAEHVAKFHGHIHKAKELRPQTLLKVLEATDAFRKPERFEQLLLACEADARGRTGFENRPYPQADMFRQALAACQGVDTREIIQQGFQGIQIKEETHHRRVNRVKEILGSLDIAGE
- a CDS encoding NAD(P)/FAD-dependent oxidoreductase; translation: MAHVVILGAGTGGMPAAYEMKEMLGKAHEVTVINERDYFQFVPSNPWVAVGWRTRSDITFPIEKYLSKKGINFIAARCDKIDTEGNALHLDNGQVINYDYLVIATGPKLFFQEVEGAGPHGGHTHSVCDVTHAETAYGDYQKMLEKGSGHIIVGAMPFASCFGPAYEFAFIVDADLRKRGVRNKFKMTYVSSEPYIGHLGLGGVGDSKGMLESELRNHHMSWIVNAKTTKVEAGKMHVTEMNAKGEVEKEHEIAFDFAMMLPAFKGVDAVAAVEGLCNPRGFVIVDELHRSPKYKNIYSAGVCIAIPPVEATPVPTGAPKTGYMIESMVTSLVHNIADELAGKEPHTTGTWNAICLADMGDTGAAFVALPQIPPRNVAWFKKGKWVHMAKIAFEKYFIRKMKKGSSEPFYEKSILKMMGITRI
- the nadC gene encoding carboxylating nicotinate-nucleotide diphosphorylase, with protein sequence MNLPNDLQETVARALAEDIGTGDVTAGLIPADKQAVANVICREDAIICGTAWFDEVFRQLDAAVQVAWQCQDGGKVGADALLCTLRGSARSILSGERAALNFLQTLSATATATRCYVDLVAHTNCRILDTRKTLPGLRTAQKYAVLCGGGTNHRIGLYDRVLIKENHIMATGSITAAIQQARKLHPGILVEVETETMQELAEATAAQADIIMLDDYDLDTMHEAVRMTAGKIPLEASGSVSPETVVAIAETGVDFVSIGSITKHIRAVDLSMRFVK
- the lptM gene encoding LPS translocon maturation chaperone LptM → MKNWLGLAIVLVLLAGCGNKGPLYLPDDAKAKQEQAK
- the lysA gene encoding diaminopimelate decarboxylase, with the translated sequence MDHFEYRNGQLFAEDVAVADIAHAHGTPCYIYSRATLERHWHAFNDAFGTQPHLVCYAVKANSNIAILNLFARLGSGFDIVSGGELERVLRAGGDPDKVVFSGVGKKAVEIRHALEVGIRCFNVESEAELDRINAVAGEMGKVAPVSLRVNPDVDAQTHPYISTGLKENKFGIEIGRAEAVYLKAAAMPNLKVVGIDCHIGSQLLTLTPFMDALQRVLALAERLAEQGVQVHHLDIGGGLGVRYKHDQLAPSPADYMANLFTDERLRQYEIFVEPGRAIAANAGILVTEVEFLKMAEYKNFAVVDAAMNDLIRPALYSAWQEIIPVVPRSEGKTETYDVVGPVCETGDFLGKERDLNIQPGDLLAVRSSGAYGFTMASNYNTRPRALEVMVDGSAMHVIRQRETFEDLVRGEAILP